The Epinephelus lanceolatus isolate andai-2023 chromosome 17, ASM4190304v1, whole genome shotgun sequence region GCAACAGACTACAAACACAAGACACTCACACGTTTCCTATGTACAGGTTGGGCCAGACTTCATCCACTGGTGTGAGCTCCAGTGTGCAGGAATCCAAGATGAGCTCTAGTTCTTTAATGAGCACCAGGTCCTGTGGCTGGCTGCTCCCTGACATTCTCCTCAAACACAGAGTGCTCGTCCAACAGACTGTGTCCACCGTCCCTTCACCTCCAGAGTCTGCAGCTCAGTGAGAGACGAGGGCAGGTGGTGGTTTGAATGCCGCTCTCCTCCAAAATTAGCTCTCTGTGTACAGTGAGTTCTCTCTGACTGGATGGAGAGTTatttaatgttgctgttgcaTTGATTGGTCTGTTCACTGATGCAAAGGTCCAGCGGGAAAAGACAGGGACGGTCTCTGTCACCATTGAGGTCACATAGGGAGAGGacaagaagggaggggagggCTGAACACAGCCGAAGTGTATAgtgtatacatacagtacatggtaCAAATGGAGACAGTCTTGCATGGTGTGAATGAGGACATTGACATCTGCAGACTAAGCGAGGACAGTTCAATGGATTTATTGCGTAGAGTATCTCCTCCCTTTGTTTTACTTTGACTCATTCATCCTTTTGTCCTGCAGTTTTCTGTCCAGGGCTATAAGCTGTCGCAGGAAGCCTCTGTTTGGGAAAATCCAGCGTTTCTGTTGCACGCAGCGTACAGAGGACAAAAGACTGAGGTGGTGATCAATCATCAGGTAGGCTAGGACCAACGCAGCTGAGCGACTCACGCCCACAGCACAGTGCACAAACACCTTTCCTGGACATGATaagacacaaagacactgaAAATACCCAACAGTAGCTGTTTTGTCACCTCTAAAAACACGTGTACAGTACCTCCTGATGTCAAAGCCTGGTGGATGAACTCAGCAGCAGGGTAGAAAAAAGGTGAAAGGTCAAATGTTGGCAGGTCGTTGGCTGGGACGCCGTAGTATTTCACCGTGGTTCCATAAAAGTCATCACTGCCCTTACAGCACAGTTTCCCATGCGATGCGTTCAGTACGTGAGTGATGCCCAGCTGCCACAGCCCGAGCTTGTCATGAGACATAAACCTGAGACATATACCACATTTGATACACAATTCAGACACATGTAGATGAACGTAAATTAACCACAGGATACTCACATGTCCCCCAGATACAGGTTGGGCCACACCTCATCTCCGTGGCGACAGGAGCTTGTAGCTGAATATAAAACCTCTTCCAGCTCCTGGAGAGATGGGATCTTCTCCCTCGTCCTTTTTGAATCCTCTGTGGCACATGTgcacttttcctcctctcctggGTCTGTGTCCCTGACGACTGTCTGCGCAGAGTCTTGTGTATCACACCTCACCTCAGAGACTGGTTTCATGTCTGTCATTTCTAAGTTTATAGGGCATAAACTACTCTGTTATTCCCCTAAAACCAAATCACGCTGCTGCCTGTTGACTTtgctgtggctgctgcagcCTCTGACTGTCAATAACAGGTGGTGCAGATTGGCACAGACTCAGTCAAACTCTCACTCATGGAGATGTGTTTATATTCACATTACTGCTTTGATATCCACTGCTTGTTGGGGTTTTCCCCATGTTcacaggtgtagatttcagggacATGCCCCCTCCAATATTTAAGTCATGTGTATCTGTCCCCTCCAACAAAAGcgtgaaagtagcagaggacttttattgtgacatTCACACCATGAACTGAtgcaaaaaaatcaccagaagtgcataaaattaaatgtttgatgtTCATAATTTTCTCAATTATCTTACAGAGAATCCCCATATTCCCCCAAAGGAAACATACATTGATCATTTGAGCATGGGCAAAAACATTGTGGAATCTTCttattaaaagtccagtgtggaggatttagtggcatctagtaagctgaaacttctcccgtgtgccagacacgtaggagaactatggtgtaCATGAACACGcgaatggtcctatctagacccagtgtttgatttgtccattctgttTTACTGTAGAACAACACAGCAGACTCCATAGAAGAGGACTGtggatgcataaagagaactggagTCAGCACTGAAGTCAAGATCCAGTTCTTTCCTATAAAAGTTGCTGAGTgacgcatgaagccaaaaacatCTAACTGCTGCGTACCAAGATGATCGCATCTGCATCTGCATCAGCATCAGCATCAGCCAGGTGGGCTACCTCCATCTTAGCTGTCTACTAACTTAAATGGGGTAAATCAATTTAATGAAGTCCTCTAGACTGTCCAAATGTTAATGGGCTGAACAGATCAAATCTTGATAATGCAATGAGTTATTTCCCGGAGGTTGTGATGGTCAAATCATTGTATTACAGATTTCACAATctaagtctatggggaaaagtctttttgggctcaATAGCATTACCAAAAGTTGGGTTTAAAGCCttgcacacttcctgggggcctgaaaAGGGCCCATGCAAGAACATTAAAAAGTAAATGGACCTATCTAGAGCAAGTGCTTGGTTTGTCtgatctgggctactgtagaaacatggcagtgcagcaTGGGGATCTCCATAGAGGAGGActcactccctatgtagatataaacagctcattctgaggtaaagaaaacacctgccaactgtgcccctaaatcctacacactggaccttcagtGTGTCACAGTAAGATGATATcaagctggtgaacacaggACCTTGGTGACATTGATACGCTCCCCTGCCTGTGCCTGTGCTGTCAGGTCTAAACCAAATACTGcatgaaattcaattttttttatatatatatagggagCCTGTAAACAGATCCTAGTTTTACCTGAACACGGCCAGCAGATGTCAGTGTGCTTTTACAAGCAGCCCTGCAGGAGCCCACCAGCTCTTCTTTAATActgttgtttattgttgtctcttcctggttggtgTTGCCTAGTTGTCACAGAAGCATGTTGGCCATGAAATACTCCAGACACACATCTGATCTCTACCTTCTGCCAGCACAGTGACAGTGGACTTATGGTAAGAGAGGCAGCAACTGTTTAATATTGTCTGTAAAGTAAGTTTGACACTACTAAATGTACTTCATGTGACTGTTTTGTTCTCATTTCAACACACACCCTTCTACTTTTGTTTATGTGAGGAAAACACTGTTTAATTTGTTCCATGCTGCCataaaatatgatttaattgcTCTCAGTTGACCTCGTGCTGAAATGTAGCAGTGTGGCGTTGCTTTGTGGTCCTGTGGTGGACAGACTATGAGCCCATTGTCCaagtgtctctctctcacacacacacactgaagggctttctctctcacagctgtgtgtcacagctcactgactcactgtaaGCCAGCCAAACAAGCTGACATGGCACTTATGAATCCCCCAAGTAAAGCCTCGGGCAGAGAAGCTGCAGGATGTTGCCAGTAAAATCTCGAGGCCAGTTAAAAATAACTTATTTCTCTCTGAGGGAATGGAGCAGCAGCTACCCAGGTGAGGTGCTTTAGGTTTCAGAcatgtaaatatttaatattcatCAGCTGACTGTTGTGTATGATCCTTCACTGGCAGTCTGACACCATAGATCTGCATTATCAGCAAGCTTTGATAGGTGCGATGGTGACTGGGAGGTTATTGGCAAAATCTGACCTCCTGCTATTGTTGAAAGAGGATGTTGATGTCAGTGATGTGATGTCATATTAGGTGTGACTGTGAGTCTCCTTACGAGATTGGATAATGTGGGAAACTCTCATTGATTGTGAGACTTAAATGAATTCATGTAATGTACAGGAAAACCTGTTTCACTGTGTCACAGCCTTTTAAGACTAGAACATGATGTTTAATCTGTATGATAATATGATACTGTTGAAATTTTCAGCTGATATTTTTGATCTTGTGTCAacacactgacaacattttGAATAGAGCTTAAACCATTCATTGATTTTTCTTAGATGGTATCAGATTTTGTAGTATGAGGATTAGGGTTGCAACTAACAGTTATTGACTTTATTAAATtgtagtttgttgttttttaagtcagaaaaaagtgcaaaaaatttCACCAGTTTCCTGGCCCAAGGTGGTGTATTTAGATATTCAGTTTCCTACAATGTAAGAcaacaaaaagcagcaaattctcaaattaaaaaagataaaactgtaaaaatatatcATGTTTTGCTCAAATAAATTAATGGATGATGAGAATATATGGATATATTTTTGTTCATCTCCTTACTTATTAATCTAATAACTGTTTCAGCTATAGTGAGGATTAGCTGCTTTTCTTGTTTTACATtccagtaaactgaatatttaggATTTAGGACTGTTGGGCAAAAATAATGCAATTGTGCCTTCATGTATGAGCATTTATTGATTTCTCAGCATACTAGTATTCTTTAGTAAGTTTATTATCTCCCTACAGACCTGGTGCTGTCCCATGGATTTCTATAAGTCTATCTCCACCAGTGTGATGAATTAAAAAGATCCTGTAACTCATTATGataagaaactttctcaaaataatgagttggTATTTCAGTACACTAACAATACTAAATCGTtatttttgagaaagtttctcatttttTTGAGATACCAACTAATTATTTTGAGGTCAAGTAATTATTTTAAGGAAGTTTTTTCATTGTAATCACTTACAGGATCTTTATTTTTCACACTGGTTGAAATGGTCATTCATTGCTGATAACCGAAAGCTGCTGACTTGGTAATTTCAAGTCTGTATCTGCCGTCCAGTCAGCACGTAGACTATCTCTCACGTTTAGTAGTCAACAGTCGTGTTGATTGAGCCCTGCAGACCTTTGGAGCAGTTGGGAGGCGAGGGCGAGCAGCGTTGTGGTGAGCTTATCAGTGGGTCAAAGAgcaaagacaagaaaaagacagagcAAAGAGGAGAGTTTCATCAGTCTGTCTGTGGGAGAGGAGCTTACTTACCCTGCTTGTTTTGTGGATGGTTAGTGACTCACTGCTTTTTTATTATCATGAAATGACAGCTGTGGAACAGAGAGGATGTTCACACTCAAGTCAGGTTGaattctgtttgtttgctttggttTGACACATACTGTAAAACGCAGAATAGAAAAGAAGACACTTCACTGTCTATTTTTTGCATGCAAAGGGCAGAAATTTGTCTTTGATTTGCATGTGCAAATCTGCTACAGAAAAGGGAACATTAAACAAATCATAACATCCAGACAGGAcgcattaaaacacatttacataaaaacacaacacaggccTGTTTTATGTGGATCAGAGTGTCAGTGTGCAGAACTACACTGTACACTACTGCTCTGCTGTACGGACCTGAACACAGGTGATGGAACAGAACTGAGCAGCCGGCAGTTTGTAGGTGCTGGCTCATGTGGAGTAAGAGCACATACAAGCTGCTGCACAGCAGATCACCTGTACAATGACCTCCCAATCAGTCATAGTGTAACATATCTGCCACATGCATTCTTCCACAGTGTGTATTAGTGACTGTATTATAGTGCTTCAGGTAATGTGAGGAATTGCTGCTTCTCTTTTTTATATCATTTAAGATGGCAACTAaaatttgttttcattatctGTCAATCAGTGTATGAAATGTaagaaaattgtaaaaaatgttCCCAGAGCGATGTCTTCAATTTACATATTTTGTCTGACTAACAGTCCAGAACCCAAAGAAACACAGTTTAACAGGACATAAAAtagaaaagcagaaaatcctCACAATTTAGAAGCTTGAACAAGAGACTGGAGTTTTTGCTGAAAAAATAACAAACTAAAATGAGTACTTGAGTATCAACATACTTGCAAGGCAAATTTCCTAATGACTGACTACAGTCAATCAATGGACTAATCCTTTCAGCTCTAATATTGTAGGTTTGATATCTTTTGGATGAAAGGCTGGTTTGGATTTGAAATTTTGATGGGCATTTTGACATTTGACGTACTAAATGGTTGCCATTCAATTAGTTAGAAAAATAACTGTCAGTCCAATCAGTAATGAAAATACTCATTAGTTGCAACCTGTGAACAAAATAATTCAAATCCTTTGTAGaaatttgctgttgtttagtgGTGTACTTGTACACAGTAGATTGATCTTGAGGACACACAGAGTGGCTCGGACTGTCTAggtcaggggtaggcaacctttGGCTCCTGACGCTGCATGTGACTCTTTAGCCCTGCTCTTATGGCTCCAAgtagctttgacaaaaaaaaaaatatggaaatgaataaccatcattttttattttaatttatttttgtaggCCTAAATTGATTCTTAATCTTCAATGGTAAAACGTGTAGCCTATACactgattaaaacaaatattttaacatttcatcaactaaaatgtgcgttAGGCATCTGTGGCCCGGTGCCTTTTCCTCTACAAACATCACTAGCAATGGCTGCAGCAGTCTTGAGTCCTCCTTGCTAGGCTAGCTGTGAATTCCAAATCCAACTTAATCTGACAGATTAATTTGCTTTAATCTGCaactctgcaaagttaaagaaacaaataatcataaatagcccactgcagagtaacTTCCTTATGCTAAAGCAAATGAGGGATGCTCATTTAGATCTATTAAGAATGTTGATAGGCTAAATTCAACTTAaaaggctgtgttacctttaaTATAAGGCCcaaatatttttctgattttgtttttcttttttggccaaaaatggccCTTGGTCTAGGTAATTTTGGAGCTGAAACAATTTGTCATTTAACTGATTAgttgactgacagaaaattaaaccaAGGTATCTAGATAATCAGTCAGTCATTTGAATTCTTTTTCAAGTGAATAATGCCAGAAGTGTGGTAGatcctgctgctgcagtttgaggatttgatatgttttttctctgttttgtatcACCGTAAACTTATTTtttgatgaaacaaaacatttgaagatgtcacattGGATGCAGGGAAAATTTGGGGTTTTGTTTGCCATTTTTTATGTCTggctcatttaaaataaaagaaagtgtCCATATGTGTCCCAGATCACCTCTGAATGTTGTCTAAGCGATTGGCTTTCAAGATGCATATAAGACACACtgggtgcattcacacctgtactGTCCACTTATGATGCAATCACCCAAaataataccaggtgtaaacagggccttaCAATGTAGGGCAAGTGGTTGTGATCAAAAGTATGCAAATTAAACAGCAGCCTAATTAGATGGATAAGTGTCAGGCAGTTTTGCATTCAAACAACAGGACTGactgtgacaaaaacagtaatgaaATCAAGAGGTGAAAACACAGTGGAGAAGGAAGTGCTAATTACCAATGGTTGTTTTCATCTTCATTAAGCCCATTACTAACACTGAATGTCTGTATCTGCAGTGGCATGGCACCGCCAAAGGACAGTGTGAGTGCCTGGAGCTGTAAGCAGGTGGCCCAGTGGCTGCAGGAAGAAGGTTTTGGAGAGTATGTGGAGTTATTGTGTGCCCAGCACCGCCTGGATGGCCTCAGCCTGCTGGCTCTGACTGAGGCCGATCTGCGCGGGCCTCCACTGGGCCtcactgtgctgggagacatcAAGAGGCTTACCATAGCCCTCCGCAGGCTTCAGAGACAGAACCAAGctcagctggaggagctgggtcTCCAGCCTTCAGACAGTCTCCCAGCTGGGCTCTTGTTGGGTACCGTAGGGGGTGATTGGAGCTGTGACGGAGCTGACAGGAGGTATAATGGAGGTGATCACTTGTGTAATGGGACAGAGCTGCGGCTGAGGAACAGTGACAGATCTGGATGCGGCTTAGGAGCTGCAGTGTGTCATACACACTCCAACGGGAGGTACAGGCAGCAGCACTTGGCTGGCAGACTGGACCCAGAGGTGTGGAAGACAGTCATGAGCTCCATATACGTCTTTTTAGTATTTGGATTCACATCTTTTGTCATGGTCATCGTACATGAGCGTGTCCCGGACATGAGGACGTACCCACCACTGCCTGACATATTCCTGGACAGGTATGGATCCAGTGCATGTTGAGCAGACTCCATAGTTCATGTTCACACTCCCCTGCACTCATATCTAATCTGCATGCTGACACACATTCTTGTACTCTGACAGTGTTCCCAGAATCCCTTGGGCTTTTGCAATGGCTGAAGCCTGTGGCCTCATCCTGTGTTACATGTTCTTGTTGATCCTGCTCCTCCACAAACACAGGTAATCCACTGTTCTAGCTCACTGACACACTGTGTTCTAGTAACATGTGCAAATAGAGCACATCACCACTAAAACACGAGGtgttaaaaatgcaaatataaagATATTGGCCAAGGAATGAATTATGAATGTCTCTATTTCAGGTCCATTCTCTTCAGACGGCTGTGTTCTTTGATGGGGACTGTGTTTTTGCTTCGTTGTTGCACCATGTTTGTCACCTCGCTCTCTGTGCCTGGGCAGCACCTGAAGTGTGCCAGTAAGGTGGGAAGCGCTCATGACATTATGTGCAGATTAGATAAAGTTTGGTTTGGTGTGGCCAGTAATTCTTGTTGCCATTGGCAGTGTTGCAGTTTATTCTTGACTCAGCATTCCCACTATGATAAGCGCCgaacagctgctgctgagttTCACACAGCATGACTGATATAACTGGTGTGTTTTCTTCCTCAGTCATACGGTGATACGTGGGGAAAGATACAAAGGGCGCTACTGATCTGGAGTGGGTTTGGGATGACTCTGACCGGTGTCCAAACATGTGGAGACTACATGTTCAGTGGACACACTGTTGTCATTACAATGCTCAACTTCTTTGTGACTGAATGTGAGtgtcactatttttttttttttttggcttttaacTACAGAACGGACAACTTTAGAGTATGTGTGACtcttgttaaagggacagttcaccctgaaattaaaaatacatatttttcctcttaactgatgtgctatttatcagtccgGATTGTGCATCAAATTgccgtcctcctcggctgagctgtaatgttagctcagtggtgcaaGGTGAGCTCAATGGTcaatgggtgtagttcagtagaaagaaaaaagttcccACTGtgtatgaaactgctcacatcaAGGCCTGTGGATTAGCTTGCATAACcaggtcataatttctggaaagagacattgctgttgaggtttccaaatatattttttggcgctttgagcaccacaagctgagtgccatctagttctgttaCATgtaagagaaggcagatatctctatgtctgatatctccaacactctgcagctcacaccaaaacaatctaagttgataaatagcactacaggtaagaggaatttgtatttgtgtttgggGAGAACTGTCCCTGTAAATGATAAAGCtgattttattatatattatattttaaatttatataCGATCAACAAATCGATGACAAGATCAAAACCATAAATGCTGTGGTACATTTCTCAGTACCTTCTGACTTCCCTCTTCTGTCTGTGGTTTTCAGCCCCAAGCCCATTAGTTCCTTTGAAGAAATCCTTTTTATATCTCTATGCCAGCGATAAATGgagccagaggcattatgttttccacCAATGTCTCTAGAACGGCTTGAGGGACATGTTTAGCACATATGTTTACTTGGACTCACAGATAAAATAGTCAGAattcagtggtcaaaggtcaaaggtgacCTCACCAATCATGTGttagccataactcaagaataaATATGCTAG contains the following coding sequences:
- the LOC117248000 gene encoding dual specificity protein phosphatase 13A-like, coding for MTDMKPVSEVRCDTQDSAQTVVRDTDPGEEEKCTCATEDSKRTREKIPSLQELEEVLYSATSSCRHGDEVWPNLYLGDMFMSHDKLGLWQLGITHVLNASHGKLCCKGSDDFYGTTVKYYGVPANDLPTFDLSPFFYPAAEFIHQALTSGGKVFVHCAVGVSRSAALVLAYLMIDHHLSLLSSVRCVQQKRWIFPNRGFLRQLIALDRKLQDKRMNESK
- the LOC117247866 gene encoding sphingomyelin synthase-related protein 1-like isoform X2, whose translation is MAPPKDSVSAWSCKQVAQWLQEEGFGEYVELLCAQHRLDGLSLLALTEADLRGPPLGLTVLGDIKRLTIALRRLQRQNQAQLEELGLQPSDSLPAGLLLGTVGGDWSCDGADRRYNGGDHLCNGTELRLRNSDRSGCGLGAAVCHTHSNGRYRQQHLAGRLDPEVWKTVMSSIYVFLVFGFTSFVMVIVHERVPDMRTYPPLPDIFLDSVPRIPWAFAMAEACGLILCYMFLLILLLHKHRSILFRRLCSLMGTVFLLRCCTMFVTSLSVPGQHLKCASKSYGDTWGKIQRALLIWSGFGMTLTGVQTCGDYMFSGHTVVITMLNFFVTEYTPRSWNLIHTISWVLNLFGIFFILAAHEHYSIDVFIAFYITTRLFLYYHTLANTRAYQHSRRARIWFPMFSFFECNVNGPVPNQYHWPFNKPAFMKTLIG
- the LOC117247866 gene encoding sphingomyelin synthase-related protein 1-like isoform X1, which translates into the protein MEQQLPSGMAPPKDSVSAWSCKQVAQWLQEEGFGEYVELLCAQHRLDGLSLLALTEADLRGPPLGLTVLGDIKRLTIALRRLQRQNQAQLEELGLQPSDSLPAGLLLGTVGGDWSCDGADRRYNGGDHLCNGTELRLRNSDRSGCGLGAAVCHTHSNGRYRQQHLAGRLDPEVWKTVMSSIYVFLVFGFTSFVMVIVHERVPDMRTYPPLPDIFLDSVPRIPWAFAMAEACGLILCYMFLLILLLHKHRSILFRRLCSLMGTVFLLRCCTMFVTSLSVPGQHLKCASKSYGDTWGKIQRALLIWSGFGMTLTGVQTCGDYMFSGHTVVITMLNFFVTEYTPRSWNLIHTISWVLNLFGIFFILAAHEHYSIDVFIAFYITTRLFLYYHTLANTRAYQHSRRARIWFPMFSFFECNVNGPVPNQYHWPFNKPAFMKTLIG